Proteins from a single region of Hordeum vulgare subsp. vulgare chromosome 6H, MorexV3_pseudomolecules_assembly, whole genome shotgun sequence:
- the LOC123404416 gene encoding uncharacterized protein LOC123404416 — protein sequence MDPSEIPHRVNLFPNSPCVDEETLQQSARPFDPVSKVLGDDDLLMEILLLIGCPTTLVCAALVCKQWFCHASDPAFLCRFSKLHPPCLLGFYVNTRIDLSRFVPMLPQPAEFDAVIRRASSSLDKYKLILDDWNDIVFTNKFKNHEEEPESIHIVLNLLCPERGMVSVPPFPIHECQDGYFHTFSRLLFKEEGDGFSYVYLDMESDGTKSTMHVYMLQDGVWCVHASATTQLPCLPLKLNPLIVDNKIYMAATLSEILVLDFTALSFSTFQLPQGLVIGDHGTMLSRADDDSGVYLIHLKEPQLCIWLRTRDNWLLVDTICLHEMYAKLGMSDVRGCVWINQVGGNAEFVFLQMGRCLVYVGIKCRKLCKVYELTSEDQWFGPIQPCMTIWPPTFPALKDDPASDAT from the exons ATGGATCCATCTGAGATTCCCCACCG GGTCAATCTTTTTCCCAACTCACCGTGTGTGGATGAAGAGACGCTGCAGCAATCTGCAAGGCCATTCGACCCCGTGTCCAAGGTGCTCGGCGACGATGACCTCCTCATGGAGATCCTCCTCCTAATCGGCTGCCCCACCACCCTCGTATGTGCTGCTCTCGTCTGCAAGCAGTGGTTCTGTCATGCCTCCGACCCCGCCTTCCTCTGCCGCTTCAGCAAGCTCCACCCGCCCTGCCTACTCGGTTTCTATGTCAACACCAGGATTGACCTCTCACGCTTTGTGCCGATGCTACCACAACCAGCAGAGTTTGATGCTGTCATCAGGCGTGCAAGCTCCAGCCTGGACAAATATAAACTCATCTTGGATGACTGGAATGACATCGTTTTCACCAACAAGTTCAAGAACCATGAGGAAGAACCTGAATCAATACATATAGTGCTCAACCTGCTCTGCCCTGAGAGAGGCATGGTCAGTGTCCCACCATTCCCAATCCATGAATGCCAGGATGGCTATTTCCACACTTTTAGTAGACTCCTCTTCAAAGAAGAAGGCGACGGCTTTTCCTATGTCTATTTGGACATGGAATCAGATGGAACAAAATCTACAATGCACGTCTATATGTTGCAAGATGGTGTCTGGTGCGTGCATGCCTCAGCAACGACACAGCTCCCTTGTCTGCCACTGAAACTCAATCCTCTGATTGTTGACAATAAAATCTATATGGCGGCCACCCTGAGTGAAATTCTTGTCTTGGATTTCACAGCCTTAAGTTTCTCCACATTTCAGCTCCCACAAGGGCTTGTTATTGGTGACCATGGAACCATGTTGTCACGGGCAGATGATGATTCTGGTGTGTATCTCATTCATTTGAAGGAGCCTCAGCTTTGCATCTGGCTACGCACAAGGGACAACTGGTTGCTGGTGGATACCATCTGCTTGCATGAGATGTATGCTAAATTGGGGATGTCTGATGTCAGAGGTTGCGTGTGGATAAATCAGGTGGGGGGCAATGCTGAGTTTGTTTTCTTGCAGATGGGTCGATGCCTAGTCTATGTGGGTATCAAGTGCAGGAAGTTGTGTAAAGTGTATGAGCTGACAAGTGAGGATCAGTGGTTTGGTCCTATCCAGCCATGTATGACGATCTGGCCTCCCACATTCCCTGCGCTCAAGGATGATCCTGCAAG CGATGCCACGTGA